The following coding sequences are from one Halorubrum sp. BOL3-1 window:
- the arsB gene encoding ACR3 family arsenite efflux transporter — protein MSDNVHEHGPNCDCESCGDPRSMDFLDKYLTVWIFGAMAIGIGLGYVAPSLTGPIQDLHLVEIGLVLMMYPPLAKVNYGQLTSVFRNVKVLGLSLVQNWLIGPTVMFTLAVVFFSGLVPGLPARPEFFLGLVFIGMARCIAMVLVWNELAEGSNEYAAGLVAFNSVFQILTYGVYIWFFALFLPPLLGMESLVAGISAFDITPIQVFEAIAIFLGIPFAAGILSRYVGTRAKGVEWYEETFEPTISPLTLIALLFTVVVMFAMQGERIVAQPSDVLLIAVPLTIYFVVMFFVSFGMGRGIGADYSTTTAIGFTAASNNFELAIAVAVAVFGVGSGVAFATVIGPLIEVPVLLALVHVALYFQRKFDWRGRTTGQLESTKPEATGDTGSVTEDD, from the coding sequence GTGAGCGACAACGTCCACGAGCACGGGCCGAACTGCGACTGCGAGTCCTGCGGGGACCCGCGATCGATGGACTTCCTCGACAAGTACCTCACCGTCTGGATCTTCGGAGCGATGGCGATCGGGATCGGTCTCGGGTACGTCGCGCCGTCGCTCACCGGCCCGATTCAGGACCTTCATCTCGTGGAGATCGGGCTCGTGTTGATGATGTACCCGCCGCTCGCGAAGGTCAACTACGGACAGCTTACCTCGGTCTTCAGGAACGTGAAGGTCCTGGGGCTGAGCCTCGTTCAGAACTGGCTCATCGGCCCCACCGTGATGTTCACGCTGGCGGTCGTCTTCTTCAGCGGGCTCGTTCCCGGACTGCCGGCGCGCCCCGAGTTCTTCCTCGGGCTCGTGTTCATCGGGATGGCCCGGTGTATCGCGATGGTGCTCGTCTGGAACGAGCTCGCCGAGGGCTCCAACGAGTACGCGGCGGGCCTCGTCGCGTTCAACAGCGTGTTCCAGATTCTCACCTACGGCGTGTACATCTGGTTTTTCGCGCTGTTCCTCCCGCCGCTTCTGGGTATGGAGTCGCTCGTCGCCGGCATCTCCGCGTTCGACATCACGCCGATACAGGTGTTCGAGGCGATCGCGATCTTCCTCGGGATCCCCTTCGCTGCCGGCATCCTCTCGCGGTACGTCGGCACGCGGGCGAAGGGCGTCGAGTGGTACGAGGAGACGTTCGAGCCGACTATCAGTCCCCTCACGCTGATCGCGCTGCTGTTCACGGTGGTCGTGATGTTCGCGATGCAGGGCGAGCGCATCGTCGCGCAGCCGAGCGACGTTCTCCTGATCGCGGTGCCGCTGACGATCTACTTCGTCGTGATGTTCTTCGTCAGCTTCGGAATGGGCCGCGGGATCGGTGCCGACTACTCGACGACGACTGCGATTGGCTTTACCGCGGCCTCGAACAATTTCGAGCTTGCGATTGCCGTCGCCGTCGCGGTGTTCGGCGTCGGCTCCGGCGTCGCGTTTGCGACCGTGATTGGCCCGCTGATCGAGGTCCCGGTCCTGCTCGCACTGGTTCACGTCGCGCTGTACTTCCAGCGAAAATTCGACTGGCGCGGCCGCACGACCGGACAGCTGGAGAGTACGAAGCCTGAGGCTACCGGCGATACCGGCTCCGTCACGGAGGACGACTGA
- the glpA gene encoding anaerobic glycerol-3-phosphate dehydrogenase subunit GlpA, translated as MDRQVDVVVVGGGSTGCGVVRDLARRGLDAVLVEKGNLTHGTTGRMHGLLHSGGRYAVSDRKSARECIEENRALRDIAAHCVEETGGLFVKRPEDSEEYFQEKLEGCRACDIPVEVIDGEEARRREPYLARDVEKAIALPDGAVDPFRLCVSNAADAREHGARVETHAPVTDVLVEGDEVVGVEIEHETGPGKRVHRDPGTTEEIRARHVVNATGAWAGNVGEMAGVDVEVRPSKGVMTVMNTRQVDTVINRCRPKGDADIVVPHETACILGTTDEEVDDPEDYPEEDWEVDLMIETLSELIPALEDARTLRSFWGVRPLYEPPGTGTEDPTDITRDYFLLDHGDRDDLPGMTTIVGGKLTTYRMMAESISDHVCETLGHEAECDTADAPLPGSENPARMEELMDEFGLRSPVARRSGQRLGSRADDVLDECDPNPIVCNCESVTRAEVQDAIDDAGSDLNAVRLRTRASMGNCQGGFCTHRIASELAQEYPEPVVRDAEDELYQERWKGQRHALWGEQLSQAMLNHMLHATTMNRDGDPANLDETVDFGAFDAGVDGDSPGTDESGSAGTAAADGGRATGDAGADGGRATDGGR; from the coding sequence ATGGACAGACAAGTGGACGTCGTCGTCGTCGGTGGGGGGTCGACGGGGTGCGGCGTCGTCAGGGACCTGGCGCGACGCGGGCTGGACGCGGTCCTCGTCGAGAAGGGGAACCTGACGCACGGAACGACCGGGCGGATGCACGGTCTCCTCCACAGCGGGGGCCGCTACGCGGTCTCTGACCGGAAGAGCGCGAGGGAGTGTATCGAGGAGAACCGGGCCCTCCGGGACATCGCGGCCCACTGCGTCGAGGAGACCGGCGGGCTGTTCGTCAAGCGGCCCGAGGACTCCGAGGAGTACTTCCAGGAGAAGCTGGAGGGCTGTCGCGCCTGCGACATCCCGGTCGAGGTGATCGACGGCGAGGAGGCGCGGCGCCGCGAGCCGTACCTCGCGCGCGACGTCGAGAAGGCGATCGCGCTGCCGGACGGCGCGGTCGACCCCTTCCGGCTCTGCGTGTCGAACGCCGCGGACGCCCGTGAACACGGCGCGCGGGTCGAGACCCACGCGCCGGTGACCGACGTGCTCGTCGAGGGCGACGAGGTCGTCGGCGTCGAGATCGAACACGAGACCGGGCCGGGCAAGCGGGTCCACCGCGATCCGGGGACGACCGAGGAGATCCGCGCCCGACACGTCGTCAACGCGACGGGTGCGTGGGCGGGCAACGTCGGTGAGATGGCGGGCGTCGACGTGGAGGTCCGCCCGTCGAAGGGCGTGATGACCGTGATGAACACCCGGCAGGTCGACACCGTGATCAACCGCTGTCGACCGAAGGGCGACGCCGACATCGTCGTCCCCCACGAGACCGCGTGTATCCTGGGGACGACCGACGAGGAGGTCGACGACCCCGAGGACTACCCCGAGGAGGACTGGGAGGTCGACCTCATGATCGAGACGCTCTCGGAACTGATCCCGGCGCTCGAAGACGCCAGGACGCTCCGCTCCTTTTGGGGCGTCAGGCCCCTCTACGAGCCGCCGGGGACGGGCACCGAGGACCCGACCGACATCACCCGCGACTACTTCCTCTTGGACCACGGCGACCGCGACGACCTGCCGGGGATGACGACCATCGTCGGCGGGAAGCTCACCACCTACCGGATGATGGCGGAGTCCATCTCCGACCACGTCTGCGAGACGCTCGGCCACGAGGCGGAGTGCGACACGGCGGACGCGCCGCTTCCCGGGTCTGAGAACCCGGCGCGCATGGAGGAGCTGATGGACGAGTTCGGTCTCCGGTCGCCGGTCGCCCGGCGCTCGGGCCAGCGGCTCGGGTCGCGCGCGGACGACGTGCTGGACGAGTGCGACCCGAACCCGATCGTCTGTAACTGCGAGAGCGTCACCCGCGCGGAGGTACAAGACGCCATCGACGACGCCGGCTCCGACCTCAACGCGGTCCGCCTGCGGACCCGCGCCTCGATGGGGAACTGCCAGGGCGGCTTCTGCACGCACCGGATCGCGTCGGAGCTGGCTCAGGAGTACCCCGAGCCGGTCGTCCGCGACGCCGAGGACGAGCTGTACCAAGAGCGCTGGAAGGGCCAGCGACACGCGCTGTGGGGCGAGCAGCTCTCGCAGGCGATGTTGAACCACATGCTTCACGCGACCACGATGAACCGTGACGGCGACCCCGCGAACCTCGACGAGACGGTCGACTTCGGGGCGTTCGACGCGGGCGTCGACGGCGACTCGCCCGGCACCGACGAGTCCGGATCGGCCGGGACCGCCGCGGCCGACGGTGGCCGCGCAACTGGCGACGCGGGCGCCGACGGTGGCCGCGCAACTGACGGGGGTCGCTGA
- a CDS encoding metalloregulator ArsR/SmtB family transcription factor, translating into MSPTDRLRRYVAAECDSCTSKDVSERMTELEALRETADGSDLESDINLLSALGNETRYKIVRTLHAAGDELCVGEFSPLFDVSDSAISHALSELTAAGLVTRRKEGKWRMYRATPRANAILIALDGSRSS; encoded by the coding sequence ATGTCACCGACTGATCGTCTACGACGGTACGTCGCCGCCGAGTGCGATTCCTGTACAAGTAAGGACGTGTCCGAGCGGATGACGGAGTTGGAAGCGCTGAGAGAGACGGCCGACGGGTCCGACTTGGAGAGCGACATCAATCTGCTGTCAGCGCTCGGAAACGAGACGCGCTACAAGATCGTCCGAACACTCCACGCTGCCGGCGACGAACTGTGCGTGGGAGAATTCTCGCCGCTTTTTGACGTGAGTGACAGCGCGATCAGCCATGCCCTCTCGGAGCTCACCGCTGCCGGTCTCGTCACCCGCCGGAAGGAAGGTAAATGGCGGATGTACCGCGCGACGCCGCGTGCGAACGCTATCCTCATCGCACTCGACGGCTCGCGATCGTCGTAG
- the glpK gene encoding glycerol kinase GlpK: MTQYVGAIDQGTTGTRFMVFDHEGQVVTNAYEQHEQIYPNPGWVEHDPLEIWENTKQVVLDGLADAGLEASQLEALGITNQRETTIVWDKDSGKPVHNALVWQDRRTTDRVEEIQEAGKVEEIREKTGLECDAYFSATKTEWILDNAEPLKMSASRGRDLRDRARDGELLMGTIDAWLIYNLTGNHITDVTNASRTMLYNIREMEWDDELLEEFDVPKEMVPEVRPSSDEDYYGHTDPDGFLGEEVPVAGALGDQQAALFGQTCFDKGDAKNTYGTGAFYLMNTGEEAVASDNGLLTTIGFQMSGEPVQYALEGSIFIAGAAIEFLEDIDLINNAAQTAELARSVDSTDGVYMVPAFTGLGAPHWDGRARGAIVGMTRGTSKEHIVRATLESIAYQTRDLAEAMEADSGVEMTSLRVDGGAVKNNFLCQLQSDIIQTDIARPEVDETTALGSAYAAGLAVGYWDTVDELRDNWQIDREFSPEKGQDEVDKLYSRWDDAVDRSRDWAQEGDE; the protein is encoded by the coding sequence ATGACACAGTATGTCGGTGCGATAGACCAGGGGACGACCGGTACCCGATTCATGGTGTTCGACCATGAGGGCCAGGTCGTCACGAACGCGTACGAACAGCACGAACAGATCTACCCGAACCCGGGCTGGGTCGAACACGACCCGCTCGAGATCTGGGAGAACACGAAGCAGGTGGTCCTCGACGGTCTCGCGGACGCCGGTCTCGAGGCGAGCCAGCTCGAAGCGCTCGGGATCACGAACCAGCGCGAGACGACGATCGTCTGGGACAAAGACTCCGGGAAGCCGGTCCACAACGCCCTCGTGTGGCAGGACCGGCGGACGACCGACCGCGTCGAGGAGATCCAGGAGGCGGGCAAGGTCGAGGAGATCCGCGAGAAGACGGGACTGGAGTGTGACGCGTACTTCTCCGCGACCAAGACCGAGTGGATCCTCGACAACGCGGAGCCGCTCAAGATGTCGGCGTCGCGCGGCCGTGACCTCCGCGACCGGGCCCGGGACGGCGAGCTGCTCATGGGCACCATCGACGCGTGGCTCATCTACAACCTGACGGGTAACCACATCACGGACGTCACGAACGCCTCCCGGACGATGCTGTACAACATCCGGGAGATGGAGTGGGACGACGAGCTGCTCGAGGAGTTCGACGTCCCGAAGGAGATGGTGCCCGAGGTCCGGCCGTCCTCCGACGAGGACTACTACGGCCACACGGACCCGGACGGGTTCCTCGGCGAGGAGGTCCCCGTGGCCGGGGCACTGGGTGACCAGCAGGCCGCGCTGTTCGGACAGACCTGCTTCGACAAGGGCGACGCCAAGAACACCTACGGCACCGGTGCGTTCTACCTGATGAACACCGGCGAGGAGGCCGTCGCGTCCGACAACGGCTTGCTGACGACCATCGGGTTCCAGATGTCCGGCGAACCGGTCCAGTACGCCCTGGAGGGGTCGATCTTCATCGCCGGCGCGGCGATCGAGTTCCTCGAGGACATCGACCTGATCAACAACGCCGCCCAGACCGCGGAGCTGGCTCGGTCGGTCGACTCGACCGACGGCGTCTACATGGTCCCGGCGTTCACCGGGCTCGGCGCCCCGCACTGGGACGGCCGCGCCCGCGGGGCCATCGTCGGGATGACTCGCGGCACCAGCAAGGAGCACATCGTCCGGGCGACGCTCGAGAGCATCGCCTACCAGACCCGCGACCTCGCGGAGGCGATGGAGGCGGACTCCGGCGTCGAGATGACGAGTCTCCGCGTCGACGGTGGCGCGGTCAAGAACAATTTCCTCTGTCAGCTCCAGTCCGACATCATCCAGACGGATATCGCGCGGCCGGAGGTCGACGAGACCACGGCGCTCGGCTCGGCGTACGCCGCCGGGCTCGCCGTCGGCTACTGGGACACCGTCGACGAGCTACGCGACAACTGGCAGATCGACCGCGAGTTCTCTCCCGAGAAGGGCCAAGACGAGGTCGACAAGCTCTACAGCCGCTGGGACGACGCGGTCGACCGCTCCCGCGACTGGGCGCAGGAGGGTGATGAGTAA
- the glpB gene encoding glycerol-3-phosphate dehydrogenase subunit GlpB encodes MAINSDVLVVGGGLAAVTAAVSAAREGADVRLVSHKASTLRQASGLIDALGYVPATEPAKPLRDGPPTAGRELDRDEWPDPKGPLADPFEAIERLPESHPYRIAGSEALRDGLDLFDDLTGDAYRGGHTDRNALVPTFGGSVKPTARYPAAAEAGLASDDRPALIVGFRSLTEYDARAFAGRLEAAGVPFDVAGAEVEFAETFRADAKVTRLAKALDHDEEIDGVPAREALAKAVSPHLHDVVDESGGVDRVERVGFPAFLGDDEGEEVRDELADRLGTDVFEIPMGPPSLPGLRLEDHLFDALDAEGVRFETGNPVVGVESATDGRVETVAVDRKGRTAPYGADAFVLATGGLVGKGLDSDREGVREPVFDLYVDQPDDRYEWFVDDAFGDQPYARFGVRPDERMRPVDADGAVGYENVFAAGGVVGGADAAREKSASGVSLATGIVAGRQAATEATQ; translated from the coding sequence ATGGCGATAAACAGCGATGTCCTCGTCGTCGGCGGCGGTCTCGCCGCGGTCACTGCGGCGGTCTCGGCCGCCCGCGAGGGCGCCGACGTGCGACTCGTCTCGCACAAGGCGAGCACGCTCCGGCAGGCCTCCGGGCTGATCGACGCGCTCGGCTACGTCCCGGCGACGGAGCCGGCGAAGCCGCTCCGCGACGGGCCGCCGACCGCGGGCCGGGAGCTCGACCGCGACGAGTGGCCGGACCCGAAGGGACCGCTCGCTGACCCGTTCGAGGCGATCGAGCGGCTCCCCGAGTCGCACCCGTACCGGATCGCGGGGAGCGAGGCGCTCCGCGATGGACTCGACCTCTTCGACGACCTCACGGGCGACGCGTACCGCGGGGGACACACCGACCGCAACGCCCTCGTGCCGACGTTCGGCGGGTCGGTGAAGCCGACGGCGCGGTACCCCGCCGCCGCCGAGGCCGGCCTCGCGAGCGACGACCGGCCGGCGCTGATCGTCGGGTTCCGGTCGTTGACGGAGTACGACGCGCGGGCCTTCGCTGGGCGGCTGGAGGCGGCCGGCGTCCCGTTCGACGTCGCCGGCGCCGAGGTGGAGTTCGCGGAGACGTTCCGGGCCGACGCGAAGGTCACCCGGCTCGCGAAGGCGTTGGACCACGACGAGGAGATAGACGGGGTTCCCGCCCGCGAGGCGCTCGCGAAGGCGGTCTCGCCCCACCTCCACGACGTGGTCGACGAGTCGGGCGGCGTCGACCGCGTCGAGCGCGTCGGCTTCCCGGCGTTCCTCGGTGACGACGAGGGCGAGGAGGTCCGCGACGAACTCGCGGACCGGCTCGGCACCGACGTGTTCGAGATTCCGATGGGACCGCCGAGCCTCCCCGGACTCCGTCTGGAGGACCATCTCTTCGACGCGCTCGACGCCGAGGGCGTCCGCTTCGAGACCGGCAACCCCGTGGTGGGCGTCGAGTCCGCGACGGACGGTCGCGTGGAGACGGTCGCGGTCGACCGGAAGGGGCGGACGGCGCCGTACGGCGCCGACGCGTTCGTGCTGGCGACCGGCGGTCTCGTCGGAAAGGGGCTCGACTCGGACCGCGAGGGCGTCCGGGAGCCGGTCTTCGACCTGTACGTCGACCAGCCGGACGACCGCTACGAGTGGTTCGTCGACGACGCGTTCGGTGACCAGCCGTACGCGCGGTTCGGGGTGCGGCCGGACGAGCGGATGCGACCCGTCGACGCCGACGGAGCGGTGGGGTACGAGAACGTCTTCGCGGCCGGCGGTGTCGTCGGCGGCGCGGACGCGGCGAGAGAGAAGTCCGCGAGCGGGGTGTCGCTCGCGACCGGCATCGTGGCCGGGCGGCAGGCGGCGACGGAGGCGACCCAATGA
- a CDS encoding MIP/aquaporin family protein yields MMNPYVAEVIGTAILIIFGGGVVANVVLNETKGNGGGWIVITWGWAIGVFMGVFTISQISGGHINPAVTIGLAAAGLFDWAQVPLYVASQTLGGFLGGVTVWLAYKDHFAATEDEGAKLAIFSTGPEIRNYASNLMTEIIGTFMLVFGVLYLNSAGFLEGTSGEVLQTITIDGQEVGFGLGALSALPVALVVLGIGLSLGGPTGYAINPARDLGPRIAHAVLPFPNKGPSDWAYSWVPIVGPIIGALLAAGLYLVL; encoded by the coding sequence ATGATGAATCCATACGTCGCGGAAGTCATCGGAACCGCGATCCTCATCATCTTCGGTGGCGGCGTCGTCGCCAACGTAGTGCTCAACGAGACGAAAGGGAACGGCGGCGGCTGGATCGTCATCACCTGGGGGTGGGCTATCGGGGTCTTCATGGGCGTCTTTACGATAAGCCAGATCAGCGGCGGTCATATCAATCCCGCCGTCACTATCGGGCTCGCTGCCGCCGGGCTGTTCGATTGGGCCCAAGTCCCGCTGTACGTCGCGTCACAGACCCTCGGTGGCTTTCTCGGCGGTGTGACGGTATGGCTGGCGTACAAGGACCACTTCGCTGCCACGGAAGACGAGGGCGCGAAGCTAGCGATATTCTCGACCGGTCCCGAGATCCGGAACTACGCGTCGAACCTGATGACCGAGATCATCGGGACGTTCATGCTAGTTTTCGGCGTCTTGTATCTGAACTCCGCTGGCTTCCTTGAGGGTACATCCGGCGAGGTACTCCAGACGATCACCATCGACGGACAGGAGGTCGGCTTCGGTCTCGGGGCGCTGTCGGCACTTCCGGTCGCGCTCGTCGTGCTCGGTATCGGACTGTCGCTGGGCGGCCCCACCGGCTACGCGATCAATCCCGCACGCGATCTCGGACCGCGTATCGCCCACGCGGTCCTCCCGTTCCCGAACAAGGGTCCGTCGGACTGGGCGTACTCATGGGTCCCTATCGTGGGGCCGATCATCGGAGCGCTCCTCGCAGCGGGGCTCTATCTCGTCCTGTGA
- a CDS encoding Cdc6/Cdc18 family protein, whose translation MNVDDRIERRLDYETAASALVDVEALSPAAHVESPVGRGPAIERLLDALEPALSGSVPPSVYVYGPKGSGKSAVVSALFEELATHSGPPRAIQTSTRAVEPTLPGFVYVDARRASTQFGLYHAAFDAISDESVPEHGIGTDELVGSLRDAIDARFDLVVAVDHTNEPETVDAATVVEWLTDVSGRIVPVCLGRDPLDAIEWDSDASVAFEPYRRHVLVELLTSRCSTGLGRDAFSHDQIRELAEWADGDAHDALAAITGAAINAERAGASTVRPTDLDAGIDAVPKPCAALGRVLALSQSRRRLLYELVSLPDEDRASVSAATATIASRPAVDLSVSTVRRVLYELADAGLLNRVTARRSSGKGRPPSRLVPQFPTLAFSGLFDRSQRSV comes from the coding sequence GTGAACGTCGACGACCGGATCGAACGTCGACTCGACTACGAGACGGCGGCGAGCGCCCTCGTCGACGTGGAGGCCCTCTCACCGGCCGCACACGTCGAGTCGCCGGTGGGACGCGGTCCGGCAATCGAGCGGCTGCTGGACGCCCTCGAGCCGGCGCTCTCCGGGTCGGTTCCACCGAGCGTCTACGTGTACGGACCGAAGGGGAGCGGGAAGTCGGCGGTCGTCTCGGCGCTGTTCGAGGAGCTCGCGACCCACAGCGGCCCGCCGCGGGCGATACAGACGTCGACACGAGCGGTCGAGCCGACGCTTCCCGGGTTCGTCTACGTCGACGCCAGACGGGCTTCGACCCAGTTCGGGCTCTACCACGCCGCGTTCGACGCGATCAGCGACGAGAGCGTTCCCGAACACGGGATCGGAACGGACGAGCTGGTGGGGTCGCTGCGAGACGCCATCGACGCCCGATTCGACCTCGTCGTCGCGGTCGACCACACCAACGAGCCGGAGACGGTCGACGCCGCGACGGTGGTCGAGTGGCTCACCGACGTGAGCGGACGTATCGTCCCCGTCTGTCTCGGTCGGGACCCCCTAGACGCGATCGAGTGGGACTCGGACGCGTCGGTCGCGTTCGAGCCTTACCGGCGACACGTCCTCGTCGAACTGCTGACGAGCCGGTGCTCGACCGGTCTCGGACGGGACGCGTTCAGCCACGACCAGATCCGCGAGCTCGCCGAGTGGGCCGACGGCGACGCCCACGATGCGCTCGCCGCGATCACCGGCGCCGCGATCAACGCGGAGCGCGCCGGCGCCTCGACGGTTCGGCCGACGGACCTCGACGCGGGGATAGACGCGGTGCCGAAGCCCTGCGCCGCCTTGGGGCGCGTCCTCGCGCTCTCCCAGAGCCGGCGGCGGCTCCTGTACGAACTGGTGAGCCTCCCTGACGAAGACCGAGCATCGGTGAGTGCGGCGACAGCGACAATCGCCTCGCGGCCGGCGGTCGACCTATCGGTCTCAACGGTTCGGCGCGTGCTCTACGAACTGGCGGACGCCGGGCTGCTCAATCGCGTGACGGCCCGCCGGAGCAGCGGTAAGGGGCGGCCGCCGAGCCGACTCGTCCCGCAGTTCCCGACGCTGGCGTTCTCAGGGCTTTTCGACCGATCGCAACGGTCGGTCTGA